In Nitrosophilus alvini, the following are encoded in one genomic region:
- the queA gene encoding tRNA preQ1(34) S-adenosylmethionine ribosyltransferase-isomerase QueA, whose translation MLDPLRVESYDYKLPSELIAKHPVHPADRAKLLVYERKTDRVTHALFKDIVEFLPKDTHFIFNNTKVIKARIFGKKETGGKIELLLNRPLKDNLFSVFIKGKVKPGTKLIFDEKLIADVVSLEKDGSRIVKFYKNLSELDFSSLVHILEKIGHIPLPPYIDRADMKEDEKNYQPVFAKTEGAVAAPTASLHFTKALFQRIKKEFNIHFVTLHVGAGTFKPVETEFITEHKMHSEYYEIPADTQKIIDSNAKILAVGTTVTRTVEYYARTKNPFGECDLFLHPLNPPIRVNHLLTNFHLPKSTLIMLVAAFIGVEKTLQLYRLAIEKKYRFYSYGDAMLVI comes from the coding sequence TCCTCTCAGAGTAGAAAGCTATGACTATAAGCTCCCTTCAGAACTTATAGCAAAACATCCTGTCCATCCTGCCGACAGGGCTAAACTTCTTGTTTATGAGAGAAAAACAGACAGAGTCACACACGCTCTTTTTAAAGATATTGTCGAATTTCTGCCCAAAGATACTCATTTTATTTTTAACAACACAAAAGTGATTAAAGCCAGAATTTTCGGAAAAAAAGAGACAGGCGGCAAGATAGAGCTTCTTTTGAACAGACCTTTGAAAGATAATCTCTTTTCCGTTTTTATAAAAGGAAAAGTAAAACCCGGAACAAAACTGATTTTTGATGAGAAGCTTATCGCAGATGTGGTATCTTTGGAAAAAGATGGCAGCAGAATTGTAAAGTTTTATAAAAATTTATCGGAATTAGACTTCTCCTCCTTAGTGCATATTCTTGAAAAAATAGGACATATCCCGCTACCGCCATACATAGACAGAGCCGATATGAAAGAGGATGAAAAAAACTATCAGCCAGTATTTGCCAAAACAGAAGGAGCGGTAGCAGCTCCTACCGCATCGCTTCATTTCACAAAAGCGCTTTTTCAAAGAATAAAAAAAGAGTTCAATATACATTTTGTAACGCTTCATGTAGGAGCCGGAACATTCAAGCCTGTAGAAACTGAATTTATAACAGAGCATAAAATGCATTCGGAATATTATGAAATACCCGCCGATACACAAAAAATTATAGATTCAAACGCTAAAATACTGGCTGTGGGAACTACGGTGACAAGGACAGTAGAATACTACGCAAGGACAAAAAACCCGTTTGGAGAGTGCGATCTCTTTTTGCATCCTCTAAACCCTCCTATAAGGGTAAATCATCTTCTTACAAATTTTCACCTGCCCAAATCTACTCTTATCATGCTCGTAGCCGCTTTTATAGGAGTTGAAAAAACTCTGCAACTTTACAGACTTGCTATTGAAAAAAAATATAGATTTTACAGTTACGGTGATGCAATGTTGGTTATATAA
- a CDS encoding SixA phosphatase family protein, protein MRLLFIRHAKALERFEWHKDDLLRPLSEKGAKKAEEFFKKLPKIYDVEVIITSKATRALQTADILYEQFPNAKFITNSLLNPGSDILDLQLAIKNYLEFDTIAVIGHEPDFSEMIGTLTKCRNLNIRVKKASVIELSGSFPENMELCASIYPKLLEHFK, encoded by the coding sequence ATGAGACTTCTTTTCATAAGGCATGCAAAAGCTCTTGAAAGATTTGAGTGGCACAAAGATGATCTTTTAAGACCTTTAAGTGAAAAGGGGGCAAAAAAAGCGGAAGAGTTTTTCAAAAAACTGCCAAAAATTTATGATGTAGAAGTGATAATAACATCAAAAGCGACAAGAGCGCTTCAAACTGCAGATATTTTATATGAACAGTTTCCAAACGCAAAATTTATAACAAACTCTCTTTTAAACCCTGGATCCGATATTCTGGATCTTCAGCTTGCTATTAAAAACTATCTTGAATTCGACACTATTGCTGTTATCGGACATGAACCGGATTTTTCCGAAATGATCGGTACACTAACAAAATGTAGAAATCTTAATATAAGAGTAAAAAAAGCTTCCGTTATAGAATTATCAGGAAGTTTTCCGGAAAATATGGAACTTTGTGCATCAATCTATCCTAAACTTTTGGAACATTTTAAATAA